Proteins encoded within one genomic window of Anopheles gambiae chromosome 3, idAnoGambNW_F1_1, whole genome shotgun sequence:
- the LOC133393562 gene encoding uncharacterized protein LOC133393562, which produces MNQPDALTVLNSAIIKALAQCHAAPRDPVLNATKWDIHIESAETSSPLRLLRCTIWVPMDSMRKLRTKYCLAKLKRRPKRIISDRGTCFTSNQFENFLRSNEVQHVLNATGSPQANGQVERVNRVLRPILSKLSDSYDHDDWNLHLLDAEYALNNSKHASTKFSPSVLLFGIEQRGHLIDELTEFLDERRGSTLNDLSDIRAEASANIIKSQLTNEAYFRKNHKPAAKYEVGDYVVMRNIDSNTQQNKKLIPKYKGPYIVHKVLPNDRYVIRDIEGCPITQMPYDGILESNKLKKWSEPYETVNEI; this is translated from the exons ATGAACCAGCCAGATGCTTTAACTGTTCTCAATTCGGCCATTATCAAAGCGCTTGCCCAATGCCACGCCGCCCCAAGGGATCCTGTTTTAAATGCCACCAAATGGGACATACACATCGAGAGTGCCGAAACTTCCAGCCCGTTACGACTGCTGCGGTGCACCATCTGGGTTCCCATGGATTCGATGAGGAAACTGCGGACCAAATACTGCTTAGCGAAATTGAAACG CCGACCCAAACGGATAATTAGTGACCGAGGTACCTGCTTCACGTCCAATCAGTTCGAAAATTTCCTTAGATCAAATGAGGTACAGCATGTACTCAACGCTACTGGTTCACCACAAGCAAACGGACAAGTCGAAAGGGTTAACCGCGTACTTCGGCCCATACTCAGCAAACTTTCGGACTCTTATGATCACGATGATTGGAATTTGCATTTACTGGATGCTGAATATGCGTTGAATAATTCAAAGCACGCCAGTACGAAGTTTTCACCCTCAGTTCTCCTGTTTGGTATTGAACAACGGGGTCATTTAATTGATGAACTAACGGAGTTTTTAGACGAGCGTCGTGGAAGTACACTAAATGATTTAAGCGACATTCGGGCTGAAGCATCggcaaatataattaaatctCAGCTTACCAATGAGGCATATTTTCGTAAAAATCATAAACCAGCAGCTAAATATGAAGTTGGAGATTATGTAGTAATGCGGAACATTGATAGCAACACTCAGCAGAATAAGAAGTTGATTCCTAAATATAAAGGTCCGTACATAGTCCATAAGGTATTGCCTAACGATCGCTATGTCATTAGGGACATTGAGGGCTGTCCAATAACTCAGATGCCATATGATGGCATATTAGAATCAAACAAGTTGAAGAAATGGAGTGAGCCGTATGAAACCGTTAACGAAATTTGA